From Procambarus clarkii isolate CNS0578487 chromosome 65, FALCON_Pclarkii_2.0, whole genome shotgun sequence, one genomic window encodes:
- the LOC138354922 gene encoding uncharacterized protein yields MDPTTVPRDNDSERPVRGVLPFSTFKLLNGGSLPSISLCSCSKDVAEVHGVLAAARRRSLTTQDYTQRPLKADSLASIQPNHPSGGRDGIETKGNVPRSHSTSD; encoded by the exons ATGGACCCTACAACAGTTCCTCGCGACAACGACTCGGAGCGACCCGttaggggcgtcctgcccttctcaacatttaag ttactgaatggcggctccctgccgtcgatttcactttgctcctgttctaaagatgttgccgaagttcacggcgtactagctgcggctcgcagacgctcattgacaacacaagactacactcagcggccactcaaggcagactccttggcttctatccagcccaatcacccgtctggaggcagagatgggatagagaccaagggtaatgttccccgctcacattctacatccgattag